Proteins found in one Larimichthys crocea isolate SSNF chromosome I, L_crocea_2.0, whole genome shotgun sequence genomic segment:
- the LOC104939851 gene encoding uncharacterized protein LOC104939851, which translates to MIVFWVTLLLLHQGYTLVPVTTVQLGEPVTFTCVLPDVLYSQNLHWYKQSAGENLKSIVSMWKSTKPAYGPAFSASRFELKVNKNISSLTILWTIQEDEGMYHCAFMHWNVNAWSATYLSLKGNSLRTSNYAVVQWSTVSHPVRPGDSVTLQCSVLSDSENKTCSEDHSVFWFRARSDKSHPDIIYADGNRHDQCDQSQKRCVYHFSKDVSSSDDGTYYCAVATCGEILFGNGSKLETEEPKTSYKFTPLVIAIICLVISLIGNIVFICFICYRTPRPGCEPFTGIESVSLQSRHNNSTPPVNAEGGDDLNYAALHLSGRKATRGRKKRETEESVYSQVKCQM; encoded by the exons ATGATCGTCTTCTGGGTTACACTGCTTCTCCTTCATCAGGGAT atACACTGGTTCCAGTGACCACAGTTCAACTCGGTGAACCTGTGACCTTCACATGTGTTTTGCCTGATGTGTTGTACAGTCAAAATCTTCATTGGTACAAGCAGAGTGCTGGGGAAAATCTGAAATCAATTGTGTCAATGTGGAAAAGTACAAAACCTGCGTATGGACCAGCGTTTTCTGCCTCAAGATTTGAATTAAAAGTTAATAAGAATATTAGCAGTCTGACCATTTTGTGGACAATTCAAGAAGATGAAGGAATGTATCACTGTGCATTCATGCACTGGAATGTGAATGCTTGGAGTGCAACCTATTTGTCATTAAAAG gaaacTCTCTGAGGACATCAAACTATGCTGTTGTTCAGTGGTCGACAGTGTCTCATCCAGTCCGTCCAGGAGactcagtgactctgcagtgttcagtcctctctgactctgagaacAAGACGTGTTCAGAagatcacagtgtgttttgGTTCAGAGCCAGATCAGATAAATCTCATCCAGACATCATCTACGCTGATGGAAACAGACATGATCAATGTGACCAGAGTCAGAAACGCTGTGTTTATCACTTCTCTAAGGACGTCAGCTCCTCTGATGATGGGACTTACTACTGTGCTGTGGCCACATGTGGGGAGATATTATTTGGAAATGGATCAAAACTGGAGACTGAAG aGCCAAAAACAAGTTATAAATTTACTCCGCTGGTGATAGCAATCATCTGCTTGGTCATTTCTCTGATtggaaatattgttttcatctgtttcatcTGTTACCGAACTCCAAGACCAGGATGTGAACCCTTTACAG GAATAGAAAGCGTCTCTTTACAATCACGACACAACAACTCGACTCCACCAGTCAAT GCTGAAGGTGGAGATGATCTGAACTATGCTGCGCTGCATTTATCTGGAAGAAAAGCTACAAGAGGAcggaagaagagagagactgaagaaaGTGTGTATTCTCAAGTTAAATGCcaaatgtga
- the LOC113747202 gene encoding uncharacterized protein LOC113747202, with protein sequence MIVFWVTLLLLHQGYTLVPVTTVQLGEPATFMCVLPKKWNNENIHWYKQSAGENLKLIVSLITNTNHEYGPEFPTSRFEAKVNENISSLTILKTKQEDEGMYHCAFMDWINNSWNATYLSLRVHPGDSVTLQCSVLSDSESKTCSEEDSVFWLRARSDKSHPDIIYADGNRHDECDKSQKRCIYHFSKNVSSSDDGTYYCAVATCGEILFGNGSKRQIERTVSCKFTAMVIGGMVCLIISVIGNIVFICYRTPRARCEQFRGIESVSSQSRHDNSIPPVNDNTEGGDDLNYAALHLSGRKATRGRKKRETEESVYSQVKCQM encoded by the exons ATGATCGTGTTCTGGGTTacactgcttcttcttcatcagggAT atACACTGGTTCCAGTGACCACAGTTCAACTTGGTGAACCTGCAACCTTCATGTGTGTTTTGCCAAAAAAGTGgaacaatgaaaatattcacTGGTACAAGCAGAGTGCCGGGGAAAATCTGAAATTAATTGTATCACttattacaaatacaaatcatGAATATGGACCAGAGTTTCCTACCTCAAGATTTGAAGCAAAAGTTAATGAGAATATTAGCAGTCTGActattttaaagacaaaacaagaagatgAGGGAATGTATCACTGTGCATTCATGGACTGGATCAATAATTCTTGGAATGCGACCTATTTGTCATTAAGAG TCCATCCAGGAGACTCAGTGACTCTACAGTGTTcagtcctctctgactctgagagCAAGACGTGTTCAGAAGAAGACAGTGTGTTCTGGTTGAGAGCCAGATCAGATAAATCTCATCCAGACATCATCTACGCTGATGGAAACAGACATGATGAATGTGACAAGAGTCAGAAACGCTGTATTTATCACTTCTCTAAGAACGTCAGCTCCTCTGATGATGGGACTTACTACTGTGCTGTGGCCACATGTGGGGAGATATTATTTGGAAATGGATCAAAACGGCAAATCG AGCGAACAGTGAGTTGTAAATTTACGGCAATGGTGATAGGAGGAATGGTCTGCCTGATCATTTCTGTGATtggaaatattgttttcatctgttacCGAACTCCAAGAGCAAGATGTGAACAATTTAGAG GAATAGAAAGCGTCTCTTCACAATCACGACACGACAACTCGATCCCACCAGTCAATGATAAT ACTGAAGGTGGAGATGATCTGAACTATGCTGCGCTGCATTTATCTGGTAGAAAAGCtacaagaggaaggaagaagagagagactgaagaaaGTGTGTATTCTCAAGTTAAATGCCAAATGTga
- the LOC109138837 gene encoding uncharacterized protein LOC109138837 isoform X1 — translation MIIFWVTLLLLHQGYTLVPVTTVQLGEHVTFTCVLPKKWNNENIHWYKQSAGGNLKLIVSLITNTNHVYGPEFPTSRFEVKVNKNISSLTILWTIQEDEGMYHCAFMDWNVNAWSATYLSLKGNSQRTSNYDVVQWSTVSDPVRPGDSVTLQCSVFSDSENKTCSEDHSVFWFRAGSDKSHPDIIYADGNRHDQCDKSQKRCVYHFSKNVSSSDEGTYYCAVATCGEILFGNGSKLDFQGTSMCSQTDHAVIFLLCAVLAICLIVIVFLIHAIIKKNKCDCYNAPVAVQKHSGGQKSHQSDEDLWVYSAVVFTVMKTDRGAIKDAKAAERERIYTAFKTFGLD, via the exons ATGATCATCTTCTGGGTTACACTGCTTCTCCTTCATCAGGGAT atACACTGGTTCCAGTGACCACAGTTCAACTTGGTGAACATGTGACCTTCACATGTGTTTTGCCAAAAAAGTGgaacaatgaaaatattcacTGGTACAAGCAGAGTGCTGGGGGAAATCTGAAATTAATTGTATCACTTATTACAAATACAAACCATGTGTATGGACCAGAGTTTCCTACCTCAAGATTTGAAGTAAAAGTTAATAAGAATATTAGCAGTCTGACCATTTTGTGGACAATTCAAGAAGATGAAGGAATGTATCACTGTGCATTCATGGACTGGAATGTGAATGCTTGGAGTGCAACCTATTTGTCATTAAAAG gaaacTCTCAGAGGACATCAAACTATGATGTTGTTCAGTGGTCGACAGTGTCTGATCCAGTCCGTCCAGGAGactcagtgactctgcagtgttcagtCTTTTCTGACTCTGAGAACAAGACGTGTTCAGAAGATCACAGTGTGTTCTGGTTCAGAGCCGGATCAGATAAATCTCATCCAGACATCATCTACGCTGATGGAAACAGACATGATCAATGTGACAAGAGTCAGAAACGCTGTGTTTATCACTTCTCTAAGAACGTCAGCTCCTCTGATGAAGGGACTTACTACTGTGCTGTAGCCACATGTGGGGAGATATTATTTGGAAATGGATCAAAACTGGACTTTCAAG gaACTAGTATGTGCTCACAGACAGACCATGCAGttatttttctgctctgtgctgtcTTGGCTATATGTCTGATTGTTATAGTCTTCCTCATTCATGCCATCatcaagaaaaacaagtgtGATTGTTACAATG CTCCTGTTGCTGTGCAAAAACACAGTGGTGGTCAGAAAAGTCATCAG AGTGACGAGGACCTGTGGGTTTATTCTGCTGTCGTCTTCACCGTGATGAAAACTGACAGAGGTGCAATAAAGGATgcaaaagcagcagaaagagagaggatcTATACTGCTTTCAAGACGTTTGGGTTGGATTAG
- the LOC109138840 gene encoding uncharacterized protein LOC109138840 isoform X3 produces the protein MKMLIILYFMLMLSVGRCADDQIFETMTVGVGEYVTLKCPCKSFQSLFWIRLIPGNLPEVLGKALNSMGVDSHIRTTDESGAFFLRIKKTKLSDTGVYFCVQMQNILTFLKGADLKVEERNIAAVSPSEESVTVQISVLSDSENKTCPGDQTVCCFRAESHPSFNDIQDAGTYCCAVATRKEIFCGDKSKPNTEAVNVWDSQKNITILSLLCAALAISLIVIAFLMYSVMKLKKKSCGCCNAAVSLQANAVTVSADHQSQQTDEASLVYSAPNFTKRKVGKAGTRDAKTDDEETIYTNVRVRLTA, from the exons ATGAAAATGCTGattatattgtatttcatgCTGATGCTCAGTGTGGGGC GATGCGCAGATGATCAGATCTTTGAAACAATGACTGTTGGTGTTGGAGAATATGTGACACTAAAATGTCCCTGCAAGTCTTTTCAAAGCCTGTTTTGGATCAGACTTATTCCTGGAAACCTTCCTGAAGTCTTAGGAAAAGCACTTAACTCTATGGGTGTCGATTCTCACATAAGAACCACAGATGAGTCTGGAGCATTTTTTCTgcgtattaaaaaaacaaagctaagTGATACTGGAGTTTACTTCTGCGTGCAAATGCAAAACATCTTGACATTTTTGAAAGGAGCAGACCTGAAAGTTGAAG AACGTAACATCGCTGCAGTCTCTCCATCGGAAGAGTCTGTGACTGTGCAGATTTCAGTCCTCTCTGATTCTGAGAATAAAACATGTCCAGGAGACCAGACTGTGTGCTGTTTCAGAGCTGAATCTCATCCGAGCTTTAACGATATTCAAG ATGCTGGGACTTATTGCTGTGCTGTGGCCACACGTAAGGAGATATTTTGTGGAGACAAATCAAAACCCAACACTGAAG CAGTCAACGTTTGGGATTCACAGAAGAACATTAcaattctctctctgttatgTGCTGCTTTGGCTATAAGTCTCATTGTTATAGCCTTCCTCATGTATTCAGTCATGAAACTCAAGAAGAAATCTTGTGGTTGTTGTAATG ctgctgtttctctgcAAGCAAATGCTGTGACAGTCAGTGCCGATCACCAAAGTCAACAG ACAGATGAGGCTTCATTGGTTTATTCTGCACCAAACTTCACCAAAAGGAAAGTTGGCAAAGCAGGGACAAGGGATGCAAAAACTGACGATGAAGAGACTATCTACACAAATGTCAGAGTTAGATTAACAGCCTAA
- the LOC109138837 gene encoding uncharacterized protein LOC109138837 isoform X2: MIIFWVTLLLLHQGYTLVPVTTVQLGEHVTFTCVLPKKWNNENIHWYKQSAGGNLKLIVSLITNTNHVYGPEFPTSRFEVKVNKNISSLTILWTIQEDEGMYHCAFMDWNVNAWSATYLSLKGNSQRTSNYDVVQWSTVSDPVRPGDSVTLQCSVFSDSENKTCSEDHSVFWFRAGSDKSHPDIIYADGNRHDQCDKSQKRCVYHFSKNVSSSDEGTYYCAVATCGEILFGNGSKLDFQAPVAVQKHSGGQKSHQSDEDLWVYSAVVFTVMKTDRGAIKDAKAAERERIYTAFKTFGLD, translated from the exons ATGATCATCTTCTGGGTTACACTGCTTCTCCTTCATCAGGGAT atACACTGGTTCCAGTGACCACAGTTCAACTTGGTGAACATGTGACCTTCACATGTGTTTTGCCAAAAAAGTGgaacaatgaaaatattcacTGGTACAAGCAGAGTGCTGGGGGAAATCTGAAATTAATTGTATCACTTATTACAAATACAAACCATGTGTATGGACCAGAGTTTCCTACCTCAAGATTTGAAGTAAAAGTTAATAAGAATATTAGCAGTCTGACCATTTTGTGGACAATTCAAGAAGATGAAGGAATGTATCACTGTGCATTCATGGACTGGAATGTGAATGCTTGGAGTGCAACCTATTTGTCATTAAAAG gaaacTCTCAGAGGACATCAAACTATGATGTTGTTCAGTGGTCGACAGTGTCTGATCCAGTCCGTCCAGGAGactcagtgactctgcagtgttcagtCTTTTCTGACTCTGAGAACAAGACGTGTTCAGAAGATCACAGTGTGTTCTGGTTCAGAGCCGGATCAGATAAATCTCATCCAGACATCATCTACGCTGATGGAAACAGACATGATCAATGTGACAAGAGTCAGAAACGCTGTGTTTATCACTTCTCTAAGAACGTCAGCTCCTCTGATGAAGGGACTTACTACTGTGCTGTAGCCACATGTGGGGAGATATTATTTGGAAATGGATCAAAACTGGACTTTCAAG CTCCTGTTGCTGTGCAAAAACACAGTGGTGGTCAGAAAAGTCATCAG AGTGACGAGGACCTGTGGGTTTATTCTGCTGTCGTCTTCACCGTGATGAAAACTGACAGAGGTGCAATAAAGGATgcaaaagcagcagaaagagagaggatcTATACTGCTTTCAAGACGTTTGGGTTGGATTAG
- the LOC109138840 gene encoding uncharacterized protein LOC109138840 isoform X1 → MKMLIILYFMLMLSVGRCADDQIFETMTVGVGEYVTLKCPCKSFQSLFWIRLIPGNLPEVLGKALNSMGVDSHIRTTDESGAFFLRIKKTKLSDTGVYFCVQMQNILTFLKGADLKVEERNIAAVSPSEESVTVQISVLSDSENKTCPGDQTVCCFRAESHPSFNDIQGNSVEEYIQDRRKCIYSFFKNISSSDAGTYCCAVATRKEIFCGDKSKPNTEAVNVWDSQKNITILSLLCAALAISLIVIAFLMYSVMKLKKKSCGCCNAAVSLQANAVTVSADHQSQQTDEASLVYSAPNFTKRKVGKAGTRDAKTDDEETIYTNVRVRLTA, encoded by the exons ATGAAAATGCTGattatattgtatttcatgCTGATGCTCAGTGTGGGGC GATGCGCAGATGATCAGATCTTTGAAACAATGACTGTTGGTGTTGGAGAATATGTGACACTAAAATGTCCCTGCAAGTCTTTTCAAAGCCTGTTTTGGATCAGACTTATTCCTGGAAACCTTCCTGAAGTCTTAGGAAAAGCACTTAACTCTATGGGTGTCGATTCTCACATAAGAACCACAGATGAGTCTGGAGCATTTTTTCTgcgtattaaaaaaacaaagctaagTGATACTGGAGTTTACTTCTGCGTGCAAATGCAAAACATCTTGACATTTTTGAAAGGAGCAGACCTGAAAGTTGAAG AACGTAACATCGCTGCAGTCTCTCCATCGGAAGAGTCTGTGACTGTGCAGATTTCAGTCCTCTCTGATTCTGAGAATAAAACATGTCCAGGAGACCAGACTGTGTGCTGTTTCAGAGCTGAATCTCATCCGAGCTTTAACGATATTCAAGGTAACAGTGTTGAAGAATATATACAGGACCGTAGGAAATGTATCTACAGCTTCTTTAAGAATATCAGCTCCTCAGATGCTGGGACTTATTGCTGTGCTGTGGCCACACGTAAGGAGATATTTTGTGGAGACAAATCAAAACCCAACACTGAAG CAGTCAACGTTTGGGATTCACAGAAGAACATTAcaattctctctctgttatgTGCTGCTTTGGCTATAAGTCTCATTGTTATAGCCTTCCTCATGTATTCAGTCATGAAACTCAAGAAGAAATCTTGTGGTTGTTGTAATG ctgctgtttctctgcAAGCAAATGCTGTGACAGTCAGTGCCGATCACCAAAGTCAACAG ACAGATGAGGCTTCATTGGTTTATTCTGCACCAAACTTCACCAAAAGGAAAGTTGGCAAAGCAGGGACAAGGGATGCAAAAACTGACGATGAAGAGACTATCTACACAAATGTCAGAGTTAGATTAACAGCCTAA
- the LOC109138840 gene encoding uncharacterized protein LOC109138840 isoform X2: MKMLIILYFMLMLSVGRCADDQIFETMTVGVGEYVTLKCPCKSFQSLFWIRLIPGNLPEVLGKALNSMGVDSHIRTTDESGAFFLRIKKTKLSDTGVYFCVQMQNILTFLKGADLKVEERNIAAVSPSEESVTVQISVLSDSENKTCPGDQTVCCFRAESHPSFNDIQGNSVEEYIQDRRKCIYSFFKNISSSDAGTYCCAVATRKEIFCGDKSKPNTEVNVWDSQKNITILSLLCAALAISLIVIAFLMYSVMKLKKKSCGCCNAAVSLQANAVTVSADHQSQQTDEASLVYSAPNFTKRKVGKAGTRDAKTDDEETIYTNVRVRLTA; encoded by the exons ATGAAAATGCTGattatattgtatttcatgCTGATGCTCAGTGTGGGGC GATGCGCAGATGATCAGATCTTTGAAACAATGACTGTTGGTGTTGGAGAATATGTGACACTAAAATGTCCCTGCAAGTCTTTTCAAAGCCTGTTTTGGATCAGACTTATTCCTGGAAACCTTCCTGAAGTCTTAGGAAAAGCACTTAACTCTATGGGTGTCGATTCTCACATAAGAACCACAGATGAGTCTGGAGCATTTTTTCTgcgtattaaaaaaacaaagctaagTGATACTGGAGTTTACTTCTGCGTGCAAATGCAAAACATCTTGACATTTTTGAAAGGAGCAGACCTGAAAGTTGAAG AACGTAACATCGCTGCAGTCTCTCCATCGGAAGAGTCTGTGACTGTGCAGATTTCAGTCCTCTCTGATTCTGAGAATAAAACATGTCCAGGAGACCAGACTGTGTGCTGTTTCAGAGCTGAATCTCATCCGAGCTTTAACGATATTCAAGGTAACAGTGTTGAAGAATATATACAGGACCGTAGGAAATGTATCTACAGCTTCTTTAAGAATATCAGCTCCTCAGATGCTGGGACTTATTGCTGTGCTGTGGCCACACGTAAGGAGATATTTTGTGGAGACAAATCAAAACCCAACACTGAAG TCAACGTTTGGGATTCACAGAAGAACATTAcaattctctctctgttatgTGCTGCTTTGGCTATAAGTCTCATTGTTATAGCCTTCCTCATGTATTCAGTCATGAAACTCAAGAAGAAATCTTGTGGTTGTTGTAATG ctgctgtttctctgcAAGCAAATGCTGTGACAGTCAGTGCCGATCACCAAAGTCAACAG ACAGATGAGGCTTCATTGGTTTATTCTGCACCAAACTTCACCAAAAGGAAAGTTGGCAAAGCAGGGACAAGGGATGCAAAAACTGACGATGAAGAGACTATCTACACAAATGTCAGAGTTAGATTAACAGCCTAA